A stretch of DNA from Salvelinus sp. IW2-2015 linkage group LG20, ASM291031v2, whole genome shotgun sequence:
ATGTGACAGTTGACTCAGACAGCTCAGCAGTCAACCTCACCATGGGGGCCTTCGGCATGGAATGTGGGAAAGAATGTTATGCCATCAGTATCGCAGCAGCCATGACGTTTTTGGTTGGGATTTACCAGGTACattttcaattaaaacactctgatTCATCACTCTCAAAACTGCTTTGAAGATTTTGTGAAACAGATGTAACAATTACTCCTGAAATTATTTTACTTGATTAAACACTGATGTCATAAACATCGTAGatcacctacagatgtaggatcttaatatgaACCATAATTCTACAGCAGAAAataaatcctgcagcaacaggaaattatatagattataattaatgggaatgtattgtaggggttgatacatttttcattagggcaaatcaagtctgacatttttaagtggaaattacgaactttagaagcctttttaagccttgaatacgctacaagtttgcatttcctgctgtacaGGAAAGTTCTCACCaataaaagagtgatcaaatgaagatcctacatctgtatatcaaAGATGACTGTGCTGAATATATTGACCTTCAGAATAGATTAAATGAACTATCTGATAAAAATGGTTGTCTCCTTCCAGGTATTGATGGCTGTGTTCAGACTGGGCTTTGTCTCCGTCTATCTCTCTGCTCCCATGCTGGACGGCTTCGCCACTGGCGCCTCGTTCACCATCCTCACCGTCCAAGCCAAGTACCTCCTGGGGCTCAAGATCCCTCGCCACCAGGGCTACGGAACAGTGGTGGTCACCTGGATCAACATCTTAAGCAACATCCAGAATACCAACTACTGTGACCTGATCACCAGTGCCATCTGCATCTCCGTCCTGGTGGCGGGGAAGGAGCTCCAAGAGCGTTACAAGGACCGTCTTAAGATCCCCCTGCCCACAGAGCTGGTGGTGGTGGCGATCGCTACACTGGCGTCCCACTTTGGAGACTTTCATAGACGGTACGACTCCAATGTCTCTGGGGCTATCCCCACAGGCTTCATCCCCCCTAAGGTGCCCAGTTTTGGGTTGATGCCCCGGGTGGCCTTCGACGCCATGCCACTGGCTGTGATCAGCTTTGCCTTCACGGTTTCCCTCTCTGAGATGTTTGCCAAGAAGAACGGCTACACCGTTCGCCCCAACCAGGAGATGATGGCCATTGCTTTCTGTAACATCATCCCTTCTTTCTTCCACTGTTTTACCACCAGCGCTGCCCTGGCTAAGACTATGGTGAAAGACTCCACGGGCTGCCAGACTCAGGTCTCCAGCATTGTGAGTGCCTTCGTCGTTCTCCTGGTCCTACTCTTCTTTGCCCCCCTCTTTTACTCCCTCCAGAAGTGCGTCCTGGCCTGTATCATCATCGTCAGCCTGAGGGGCGCTCTCCGTAAGTTCAGAGACGTGCCCAGTAAGTGGCGCGTCAGTAAGATGGACGCTATTGTCTGGATGGTGACGATGAGTGCCTCAGCTCTGATCAGTGTGGAGATGGGGCTGGTGGTTGGGGTCGTTTTCTCTATGCTCTGTATCATCGTCCAGACCCAGAATCCCAAGGTTTCTCTGCTGGGACAGATCCATGACACTGCCCACTACGAGGACATGGAGGAGTATGAAAACCTCATGTCTCTCCCTAAAGTAAAGATCTTCCGCTTCCAGGCCCCGCTGTACTATGCAAACAAGGACTTCTTCCTGAAGTCTCTGTACAAAGCCGTGGGCTTGGCACCCTTCCTGGAGATGACCAGGAGGAGGAAAGCAGAGAAAAAAGCCGGAACACTGGCAGAGAAGGAGGCTGTGAGAGCCGACAAGACTAATGGAGAGGTAAAGGTAGGGCTGGGGTCCAGAGAACTTGACTTACATACGATCATCCTAGACTGCTCTGCCATGCCCTTCATAGACTCAACAGGGATGCAAACCTTCAAAGGGATCCTTAAAGACTATAAGGAGGTGTGTGTCACGGTGCTGCTAGCGAGCTGTAACACCACGGTCATAGATTCTCTCAGACAAGGCTCTTTCTTTGGGAAGGCTGACAAAGACATGGAAAACTTGTCATTTTATACTGTACATGCTGCAGTTCGATTTGCCAATGACAGGGCAGCTTCTACATcagagctctccaaccctgttcctcgagagctaccgtcctgtaggttctcgatccaaccctaatctagcacagtTTTTAGTTGATAAACTGAGTCAAGTTAGTTAAAACTGGGGTTggagtaaaaacctacaggaggctagctctccaggaacagagttgtTGAACCCCGATCTACATCCATTGGTGACGcacagaaggttggtggcaccttcattggggaggacaggctcgtggtaatggctggagcggaatcagtgaaatgctaccaaatacatcaaacacatggtttccatgtacttgatgccattccattggttGCGTTCcgggcattattatgagccgtccttccctccgcagcctccactggaccagagccatatatatccaaataaaTGGAAATGGAAATAAATGGCTCTGGTGTAGACTGAGACAGAAGAACAAGGGTTTTTTATATGAGGGAGAATGAGTAGTTGAAGAGTTAAATAATGTATTATCAAGATTATGAAAGATAAAGTGAGCAAACAGCATCACTGGTAATTTTGCTCCTCACTTAGAGGCATCAAtacataattttttacattttaatagaTGAATATGCTGATTAAGAATCCTCAAATGGAATAATGCCAAAAGGGAAGTGTTTGGAGGGAGATTTTACTTGACTCCTCAATCAATACATAACCTACAGCTACAGTTAACATTATAGGAACCTATTGAacttttcaacaacaaaatattCCCTTAATGTTATACTTGAATTATAAGACAAGCAAGCTTTTGTACAGTGATGACCATGTGTTAGTGATACTGTTAATGCGCTGGATGTTTTAGATGGGATTTATGATTGACCATCCAATTAATAATCAAGGGAGTATCAATCTATTTTatgttacattttgagtttgaccAGGACAGATTCACCGTAACATAGTACATTTCGACTTCACAATTTATTTTCTAAAACACAACCTATGGTTACTAATCCAATATGTTACCTCAAGATTTAGAATATTAGTTGACTTTTCAGATTAATTTTGGAAGTTTGGAATTTCATCAAATAATTAAATTCCCATTTAATATTTCTTAAAATATGTACATTTAAGTTAACAAAAGAAACAATCATTTTGTATATTTATACAGTATCTGGAAATCCATGGTTTAATAAACTATTAATTTAAATGACTAATGATTTTGAAACTGTGAAGTTATAATGAATGCCATTTTCAGCACGCAGTGTGTCAATTATtaactgccaaaataacatgGAGCATTGGGCAACACTTTGTCTGTGCTCAGCCATATACAGCCTAGGCCCACTACTTTGTTTGATCAATTCATAATTTGTTCCATCGGTATGACATAgataattgtacattttttcaatttttatttagcatagtcaagtcagttaagaacaaattgttatttacaatgacggcctaccccggccaaaccctaacccggacgacgctgagcaaATTGTGCCgcgccccatgggactcccaatcaccgccGGTGTGatgtgatgcctctagcactgagatgcagtaccttagaccgatGCGCCACTTGGAGGCCCCCAAGTGGCATGTATTATGGTGACTTTTCCTATTGCAGGTTCAAACATATGTCCAGAATATTACAGACATTGATTACAATTTGATCTAACtgtttattgaaaatgtattgaatgcACTGTCTAACGTGTCCATCTAAATAGCTGGCTACAGTATTTTGACTGACAACGTTCAGTACTGAAGTGAAAATGTAATGTAGCTTACTATCCACTTGAAGGAGGCAGAGAGCCTCTCTGACCAAAAAGAGAAAAGGGGAGTGTCATTAGTGAATAGCACCATTGCTTCGTCGCGGCTATAATGACAATTCAAACCAGCCAGCCACACGTCTTTTTAAtttaatgtaaaacatttatattcGTCAATAGCTACCTAGTTTTCGGGGCAGCAATGTCAAGCCGGAGGAGGTAAGTTGACTTTGTTTGCTAGCTAAAGTGGCTATCATTAACCAGACTAGAAAGGAGTTAACGTTAGCTATACTTATCTCTAGTTAAGTTTTCTGTAGCAATGTGTGAATTAAATCAGAAGTAGCTACCACAATGCAAAAAGCCAATGGCATTGCTGGGATAGGGGAACGTTTCATTCTAGACTACTCTTATTCTGACAATGACTATAGTAGGTTAGCTAAATTAGGTAattccgcgttcaaaacaactggtaaCTTGTAAATATCGGACTTGTGTGTTCAGGACAATTGGGACCCCGAGAAAAAAAGAGGTCCGACTGGCGAAAAAAATCTTTAATGGTCAtctaactcggaattccaactcaaGAACTCGGGCCTATTTCTAGAACTctaactttccgacctgaagatcagcCGTCATGATTTGACAACGTCATTTTTAGGGTTCCCAGGTGTCTTGAACGTACCAATAGTTAAACACACTTTGTTTTCTAGATCgggtgtattcattacagaaCACGTTCAGTTTAATAACCAAACAGAACTAAACTCGTTTTTGTacaagaaacgttttgcaacagaatcggcgcaaTGAATAGACCCGTGGGGCAAGAGGAGTCTTCAACGCGCTTTATCGTTACATTCATCCCCACATCACATACTTTTATTAGTGACTGGCTTTAACACACTTTTGTTATTAAAGTAAAAATGTTGCTAGAGTAGTGACAAACCTTCCTCTGCTAGAACCACCAGACTAACGTTAGCTCCCGAGTCATAGTACAGATCCAACCCAGGCGAGGCGGGTCATGACTAATTACCACAGCCCgtagagaatgatagaggtctctagtggccaaaaggcctcATTTGCATGGGTTGCCCCATGGAGGACTTCCACAATtgtaatgtagtcaactgggtgggacttctaacttcattggctgatccctcctggtgaccctgttcaagtcatgacattaatttggggaccaatgacattaatttggggacaggtcgaaaagcattaaacatgtatggcaatttagctagttagcttgcacttgctagctaatgttaatttgtcctatttagttagcttgctgttgctagctaatttgtcctgggatataaacattgagttgttattttacctgaaatgcagaaggacctctactccgacaattaatccacacatataacggccaaccaaatcgtttctagtcatctctcctccttccagggtttttcatctttgaacttatatggtgatctcatctaaactttcatagtattgtaatgaaacagcagggagtaGGTCTCAAACCCTCgacctagcccgaggtccggcgcgctatcgactgtgccgcaaaagcatgctcaagcagcagagtcgatttccgcgcttataaacccagggtcgttacactactccctcctttcagaGAGCGCGTCCTCACGCTACCTTGTGACTCTaagtcttacaggaacgcgctcaccggccaagcacacgcactgtcggggatgcaaggtccgatcacttctgacaccaatgtaatgaaacaggcagggagcaggtctcgaacccttgaccttctagcccgaggtccggcgcgctatcgactgtgccgcaaaagcatgctccagcggcagagtcgatttctgcgcttataaacccagggttgttacagtattaccacgacaaccggcaacaaagttcgtctttcaatcacccacgtgggtataaccaatgaggagatggcacgtgggtacctgcttctataaaccaatgaggagatgggagaggcaggactttcagcgtgatctgcgtcagaaataggaatgacttctattttagcccttggcatcgcagacgctcgcgagcagtgtgggtgcaataattgaataacatggatttctaaatgtattttgcaacgcacgcgacgtgtccggtctggtcagcatgtaagggaaTGCCTACCCCGTGAAAGGAAAACACCAACGAGATGCTTCACATGTATActtccggtgaaatatctggctcattttACTATCTGTGatagcgctgcccatgctgtcacagacactaaATAAAATGGCACCGATACAATGACGAGTCCTCTATCTCAATGCCAcatccacaaagtcataattatggctaaaccctgcctatttctaaaaCGTATCTGcttttaaccacactgctaaccttattcctaaccttaaattaagaccagaaAGTAAGTTTTTGTTCATGTATTTTTACGATTTAGCCAAttttggctgtggtaactagtggcaACCCGGTGAAAACCCAATCTGCGCCGTTCGGCAACATGATCTATTGTTAAGAAACATACAACATCTCCTTTCCATAAAGTATATATTCAAATTTTCATACTAGATTTCATTGGAAAGGCAGAGcgtttatcaaaagcaatcacttttgcatgtgaacaCACAGAATAGTACTCATTACTCCACATCCATAATCTACCTCACTTTCGTTTTGAGTGAACTTTGCCAACGAATGCAATCACTCTTCACCCGGTGCAAACTACTTTTGCCcggaccaggggtgtattcattaagccaattttgttgcaaaatgttttgtctgTTCAACGTGACGTAAAAGCGGTCGGGTTCTTAAACGGAAGTTGTAGTTGATTTTAATTGTATGATTTCCACGCATTGCCATTTCAATCTGAATAGTCTGCGATGTGTTttagacaaaatatccacaggaaaataGTATTAAACAGACTTCAAAATgcgggtctctgtgtgtggcagTCAATACTTGTTTTCTCATCGGCTAAGACACGTACACAAGACAGAAGTGTACATGGACAGGATACAACAAAAGTCTTGCAGGTGTTTGCATGGTGTAAGCATGTGCCAGGTGACAGATATCACAACGCCAGTCCCGGCGCTCTAATAATTCAGGTAAAcaacactttcctgtggatatttagTCTCACATTTTGACCAGCTGAAGGACCAACTGCACAGACAACCAGTAGAGTAAGTGCAAATGTAATTTTATACAAgattctggcttgtaaggaaacTTTCCAAGTTTTTGCAGTGCTTGGTTTGACTATACCAATAATTGGTATCATTGCCAATTTATTAAGTAATGTGTTTGTGAATGGAGCTGAAgtatgggactaaaaacaaacaaaagataactattgtaaattataaactgggtagtttgagccctgaatgctgattggctgacagctctgGTATATCAGCCCGTATACCACGGTCttgacatgtatttttactgctctaattaagttggtaaccagttgcgtcgtgcctaagaacagcccttggccatggtatattggccatataccacaccctctcatgccttattgcttaaatatactgtcagtaaaatgtatgtatacgCTGGATGTAGAAGCCTGAAAAatattaaagaaaataatatagatattttttatacagtaccagtcaaaagtttggacacctactcattcaatggtttttctttattttactattttctacattgtagaataatagtgaagacatcaaaactatgaaataacacatatggaatcatggagtaaacaaaacaagggtaaaaaattaaaataattcatctaaatatatttgattcttcaaaatagccaccctttgccttgatgacagcattgcacactcttcgcattctctcaaccagctggttgaggtagtcacctagaatgcatttcaattaacagttgtgccttaagttaatttgtggaatttctttccttaatgcgtttgagccaatcagttgtgttgtgacaaggtagggttggtatacagaagatagccctatttagtaaaagcaaagagaaacgacagtacatcattactttaagacatgaaggtcagtcaatccggaacatttcaagaactttgaacgtttcttcaagtgcagtcacaaaagccatcaagctatgatgaaactggctctcatgaggaccgccactggaaaggaagacacagagttacctctgctgcaaataagttcattagagttaagagcctcagaaattggcaattaactgcacctcagattgcagcccaaataaatgcttcagagttcaactaacagacacatctcaacatcaactgttcagaggagactgcatggttgaattgctgcaaaaaaaacactactaaaggacaccaagaagatacttgcttgggccaagaaacactagcgatggacattagaccggtggaaatctgccctttttgttctgatgagtccaaatttgggatttttggttccaactgccgtatctttgtgagatgcagagtaagcgaacagatgatctctgcatgtgtggttcccaccctttgctggtgacactgtctgggatttatttagaattcaaggcaaacttaaccagcatgcctaccacagcattctgcagcgatacgtcatcccatctggtttgggcttagtaggactataatttgttttttcaacaggaaattacccaaaacacacctcccaggctgtgtaaggcctatttgaccaagaaggagagtgatggagttctgcatcagatgacctggcctccacaatcacccaacctcaacccaattgcgatggtttgggatgagttggaccgcagagtgaaggaaaagcagccaacaagtgctcagcatatgtgggaactccttcaagactgttggaaaagcattccagttgaagctggttgagaaaatgcccagattatgcaaagctgtcatcaaggcaaagggtggctactttgaagaataaaatatatatttatttgtttgacacttttttggggggggttactacatgattttatagttttgatgtcttctattattctactataTAGAAAATAtccatacaaataaagaaaaacccttgaatgagtaggtgtgtcaacttttgactggtactatgtataaaatatatatatatatatatacactgctcaaaaaaataaagggaacacttaaacaacacaatgtaactccaagtcaatcacacttctgctgaaattcaaactgtccacttaggaagcaacactgattacaataaatttcacatgctgttgtgcaaatggaatagacaaaaggtggaaattataggcaattagcaagacacccccaataaaggaatggttctgcaggtggtgaccacagaccactttctcagttcctatgcttcctggctgatgtttggtcacttttgaatgctggcggtgctttcactctagtggtagcatgagacggagtctacaaccacacaagtggctcaggtagtgcagttcatccaggatggcacatcaatgcgagctgtggcaaaaaggtttgctgtgtctgtcagcgtagtgtccagagcatggaggcgctaccaggagacaggccagtacatcaggagacgtggaggaggccgtaggaggcaacaacccagcagcaggaccgttacctccgcctttgtgcaaggaggtcactgccagagccctgcaaaatgacctccagcagtccACAaaagtgcatgtgtctgctcaaacggtcagaaacagactccatgagggtggtatgaggcccgacgtccacaggtgggggttgtgcttacagcccaacaccgtgcaggatgtttggcatttgccagagaacaccaagattggcaaattcgccactggtgccctgtgctcttcacagatgaaagcaggttcacattgagcacatgagcacatgtgacagtcgtgacagagtctggagacgccctggagaatgttctgctgcctgcaacatcctccagcatgaccggtttggcggtgggtcagtcatggtgtggggtggcatttctttgtggggccgcacagccctccatgtgctcgccagaggtagcctgactgccattaggtaccgagatgagatcctcagaccctttgtgaagccatatgctgacacatgcacatttgtggcctgctggaggtcattttgcagggctctggcagtgcacctccttgcacaaaggcggaggtaacggtcctgctgctgggttgttgccctccctacggcctcctccacgtctctcgatgactggcctgtctcctgtagcgcctccatgctctggacactacgctgacatacacagcaaacctttttgccacagctcgcattgatgtggaTTCCtgggatgaactgcactacctgagccactggttgtggttgtagactccgtctcatgctaccactagagcgaaagcaccgccagcattcaaaagtgaccaaaacatcagccaggaagcataggaactgagaagtgtctgtggtcaccacctgcagaaccattcctttattgggtgtcttgctaattgcctataatttccaccttttgtctattccatttgcacaacagcatgtgacatttattgtcaatcagtgttgcttcctaagtggacagtttgatttcacagaagtgtgattgacttggagttacattgtgttgtttaagtgttcccttattttttgagcagtgtatatatatatatatatatatatatatatacatatatatatatatattattatatatatatatatatatatatatatatatatatggggattggaaatgatgcagacaattacattgacagaatctatctgcaatattaaagctgatctaccccctaaaaaaatattgtttttgcagTGCTTTGTTTCAAACTGTATACCAATAATTGGTATCATATTCAGATTTGTTAGGCAATGTGTTTGCTACTTAGCCAGCTGAAGTTACCAAATGTGATGGTCATGTCACTCATCTCTGCAGTGAAGCCCTGGCTTTCTCGCTAGTGACTGGTATAAACCATGCCATGGCCAGGCTGGTGGACATCTGGGATAGCATGGGCattatggaggagcagagggtaGAGCGGATGGAGACGGTGAAGAAACACATTGAGGTGAGGCTTCAGGAAACAGGAAATGTAGATTAACTGAAAATGAAACGGAAGCCTTGTCAAGTCTTGTCAAGTAACTAATTAACAGACTGATATGACATTCCTTTCCTAATCTAAAGGGCCTTATGAATGACATGATCACTGAGGAGGAAGCTTTGAAGCACCGCATCCGAACCAATATCATCACTTTTGAAAAACAGTTGGATACCTTGTGTCTGGAAATGTCAATGGATCCATACAAAGTAAGTGGTTATTTCTTCAGgcttaacaacaacaacagtaaaggTTGGTCTTTAAAGGGGCTGTGTCTCAATAGTTTAGCTGGTTCCACCCCTTGACTCTTTTCCTTCCATTGTGCTAACCTCCTGTCTCCATCTTGTCCACCTGTCAGTTGGAGGAGGGTCTGACAGTCCTCCAGATCGAGAAGAACCTGCGTCTGCGTATGGAGGTTCTGACCAAGGAGAAGGGGGACCGTTTGAAGGAGCTACACGGACTGCAGCAGCAGGATAAGGAACTGTGCTTGGAGCTGTGCGTCACTCCCTATTATGTTCCCACAGGCAGCATGCCCTCACGCACTCAGCTGCAGGAGCTCCGGGAGCACCTCAAGACCCTCAGTGAAGAAAAGGTATTGCAACAGCTGCCAGGATGGCAAGACTGTTTAGTGTGAATGTCATGAATACCTGACTCAAGTATTATTAAGCACACTATtattaatttcttattttttaagtCTCTTTTGTGGTCTTGTGATGTTTGTCTTTTGTTGCAAGCATCTCGTCTCTTGTCCCTCCCTTCCCCCGTTCTGTAGAAGAGTCGTGCAAAGGTGTTCTCGGGGCTGCGTGAGGACATCAGGAAGCTCATGGAGGACATGGGTCATAAACCAGAAACCAGTCTGGAGAAGGAGTCGGTGTGTCACGGCGAGGAGATATTCCTGCTCACGCATGAAAACATCAAAGCCCTCCAACTGCTGTTGTCCCAGGTACTGAAAATAATTTTATAAAACTTACTAATGATTACTCaaagatttttgttgttttggttctaGGACTTTTGACCAATTATATTAGTATATTTTTGTTTAGATGAAGGTCAAGAAGGAATCCCTGATGAATACTCTGGCTGAGCTGAAAGAACGAGCTATGTGCCTGTGGAATCGTCTGGAAGCGCTGGAGCAAGATCGCACTGCGTTCCAGGAGAGTGTGCAGGGTACCCTTTCTGACCAAATCACACAGGTTGGAACTCCCTTTTCCTTCATACCTCTCCTTCACCACTGTGTTGGACAAAGCTTCACTGGCATACCACTGCAAAACAGTAAACATGGCACCATAACTATTAAGTTTCCCCAGAATTGGCTAACAAGGGAACAGAGAATACCTCTACAATGGTGCTAGACACCACGGTGTTTGACAGTCCTGTATCAttagggcagtgtttcccaactccagtaccttcaacagtacacatttttgttgtagtttCCTTAATTTCTTAAGGAACAAGTTCAGCTGGTACCTCCTCATGTCACTGTTTCAGAGATGTATTTTTACTCCTACTGAAACTGACCCTGTTGCCCTTCCAGTGGCAGGGGGAGGTGGACTGTCTGACAGTCCTGCAGAAAGCCATGTTGGAGGATGTGATTGACAAGGTCCGACAGGAACTAGTGGCTCTCTGGGACAAGTGCAACCAGGGCCCTGAGCAGCG
This window harbors:
- the LOC111981580 gene encoding protein regulator of cytokinesis 1 isoform X2; translation: MSSRRSEALAFSLVTGINHAMARLVDIWDSMGIMEEQRVERMETVKKHIEGLMNDMITEEEALKHRIRTNIITFEKQLDTLCLEMSMDPYKLEEGLTVLQIEKNLRLRMEVLTKEKGDRLKELHGLQQQDKELCLELCVTPYYVPTGSMPSRTQLQELREHLKTLSEEKKSRAKVFSGLREDIRKLMEDMGHKPETSLEKESVCHGEEIFLLTHENIKALQLLLSQMKVKKESLMNTLAELKERAMCLWNRLEALEQDRTAFQESVQGTLSDQITQWQGEVDCLTVLQKAMLEDVIDKVRQELVALWDKCNQGPEQREPFNAHICDDDFTEELLALHDAELLKVKNYYDQAKPLLEVLQKWEKYWALFQDFEKKANDPNRFSNRGGALLKEAKEKVKVQKMLPKLEEELRTGVESWEKDQGSAFLVQGQRVMTYISSQWEEHKQQRGKEKSERAITSKKGEMTTLFKTPTKRAHGGMNTLTPNKIRKTPAQPIMVRSVSCSSSSTFISVPSSKPPLSQVQMQQKTRSLERSSSRQRTPLQEYNGTEGKKPVDISYSDFTGDLFKKPNDAVFNSTAKDLF
- the LOC111981580 gene encoding protein regulator of cytokinesis 1 isoform X1, translated to MSSRRSEALAFSLVTGINHAMARLVDIWDSMGIMEEQRVERMETVKKHIEGLMNDMITEEEALKHRIRTNIITFEKQLDTLCLEMSMDPYKLEEGLTVLQIEKNLRLRMEVLTKEKGDRLKELHGLQQQDKELCLELCVTPYYVPTGSMPSRTQLQELREHLKTLSEEKKSRAKVFSGLREDIRKLMEDMGHKPETSLEKESVCHGEEIFLLTHENIKALQLLLSQMKVKKESLMNTLAELKERAMCLWNRLEALEQDRTAFQESVQGTLSDQITQWQGEVDCLTVLQKAMLEDVIDKVRQELVALWDKCNQGPEQREPFNAHICDDDFTEELLALHDAELLKVKNYYDQAKPLLEVLQKWEKYWALFQDFEKKANDPNRFSNRGGALLKEAKEKVKVQKMLPKLEEELRTGVESWEKDQGSAFLVQGQRVMTYISSQWEEHKQQRGKEKSERAITSKKGEMTTLFKTPTKRAHGGMNTLTPNKIRKQTPAQPIMVRSVSCSSSSTFISVPSSKPPLSQVQMQQKTRSLERSSSRQRTPLQEYNGTEGKKPVDISYSDFTGDLFKKPNDAVFNSTAKDLF
- the LOC111981580 gene encoding protein regulator of cytokinesis 1 isoform X4, whose amino-acid sequence is MSSRRSEALAFSLVTGINHAMARLVDIWDSMGIMEEQRVERMETVKKHIEGLMNDMITEEEALKHRIRTNIITFEKQLDTLCLEMSMDPYKLEEGLTVLQIEKNLRLRMEVLTKEKGDRLKELHGLQQQDKELCLELCVTPYYVPTGSMPSRTQLQELREHLKTLSEEKKSRAKVFSGLREDIRKLMEDMGHKPETSLEKESVCHGEEIFLLTHENIKALQLLLSQMKVKKESLMNTLAELKERAMCLWNRLEALEQDRTAFQESVQGTLSDQITQWQGEVDCLTVLQKAMLEDVIDKVRQELVALWDKCNQGPEQREPFNAHICDDDFTEELLALHDAELLKVKNYYDQAKPLLEVLQKWEKYWALFQDFEKKANDPNRFSNRGGALLKEAKEKVKVQKMLPKLEEELRTGVESWEKDQGSAFLVQGQRVMTYISSQWEEHKQQRGKEKSERAITSKKGEMTTLFKTPTKRAHGGMNTLTPNKIRKTPAQPIMVRSVSCSSSSTFISVPSSKPPLSQVQMQKTRSLERSSSRQRTPLQEYNGTEGKKPVDISYSDFTGDLFKKPNDAVFNSTAKDLF
- the LOC111981580 gene encoding protein regulator of cytokinesis 1 isoform X3, with translation MSSRRSEALAFSLVTGINHAMARLVDIWDSMGIMEEQRVERMETVKKHIEGLMNDMITEEEALKHRIRTNIITFEKQLDTLCLEMSMDPYKLEEGLTVLQIEKNLRLRMEVLTKEKGDRLKELHGLQQQDKELCLELCVTPYYVPTGSMPSRTQLQELREHLKTLSEEKKSRAKVFSGLREDIRKLMEDMGHKPETSLEKESVCHGEEIFLLTHENIKALQLLLSQMKVKKESLMNTLAELKERAMCLWNRLEALEQDRTAFQESVQGTLSDQITQWQGEVDCLTVLQKAMLEDVIDKVRQELVALWDKCNQGPEQREPFNAHICDDDFTEELLALHDAELLKVKNYYDQAKPLLEVLQKWEKYWALFQDFEKKANDPNRFSNRGGALLKEAKEKVKVQKMLPKLEEELRTGVESWEKDQGSAFLVQGQRVMTYISSQWEEHKQQRGKEKSERAITSKKGEMTTLFKTPTKRAHGGMNTLTPNKIRKQTPAQPIMVRSVSCSSSSTFISVPSSKPPLSQVQMQKTRSLERSSSRQRTPLQEYNGTEGKKPVDISYSDFTGDLFKKPNDAVFNSTAKDLF